In Mugil cephalus isolate CIBA_MC_2020 chromosome 7, CIBA_Mcephalus_1.1, whole genome shotgun sequence, the sequence ACATATCTGTTAAGGGAAATATTATTAAGTTAGGATTCTTCATACCATATGCACCTGCATGCATATTTCAGTCATGCATAGTTTTCTTACCAACCTCTAGCATCAGATTACTATGCCTGATAAAAACGTTTTCCCCTTTTACTCGTCTTATGAAACTAtactgcaaagacaaaaaaaaaagggggagaggaACTGTAAATAAGGTATCAGGTGTTTAAATTCCAACTCTATTTGGGAGAATATAGGAGGCGTGTCTCTTGCAGTACGGCCGTTAAAAAGTCAACTCACTGAAAAGTCACAGGAAAAGAAATGGATTCTTGGGTGTagcagcaggaaataaaacaacacaactaacACGACTCCACcattaaagaaaaaagcacTTGAGAAATGAGGTGGAATGGTGCGTTTAgaagcagctctgcagcagctgcctcTGAGGTGAATTCAGGCAAGAGTGAATGGTCAGTCTTGTGTGTGGTGTGATAGTGAGTGTGTcaacagtagcagcagcagcaggagcggCAGACAAGCCAAAGCAGGGGGGGACGGGCACACAAAGACCGATGGCTGAATTCTGAGCGGCTCAGTGCATCCGAGGGGGCTGCGATGCACCGAGCAGGGCCACGAGGCGAGCCCAGTGTACCTGAGTCCGCATCTCAGAGTCCTCGTCTGCGTCCGACTGACAGCGAGTAAGGAGGAGAGCAAAGAGACAAGTGAGTCAGGGCAGTGAGGAGTCAttaaagagagaagagatggaaaaatCTAGTGaagggaaagagacagaaagtgagCGACAACGAGCAGCAAAGGGGAGGGAAAGGATGGTAGTTAAAAATATTATAAGAGGAAATAATGATTAACAGAACCTAACCATTTTCTGATCCACTGTCAGGATATGGAAGTAGAGCCAAAACTACAAACGCTATTAATCTAATCTTAATTTGTAGGTTTAAATATGTCCTTTTGGTCTGGATGCAGTCAGAGTTTGGCAGCTGTGTCCTGCTCTTTATTGCGGTTATTCGGGGAGACTGACCCTCCAGCTGTTGCAGCCAAAGTTCTCCCCAAAAAACCCTTTTAAGCTAAGCAGCGTAACAATTCTGTGTCCAATCCATAATCTAATACATGTAATAATGTCTTCTTGGCACACTTACGCAGCCATCAAGTGCCTGTTTTAAAAAACGAGTCAGATGGAAACATGAAAGTCATGTGGAGACAGCTGGCTTCAATgaatttataaaacaaacattaacctAAGCAGAAAGCTACAGCTGATAAGGGTCGGCTAGttacaggtttttattttagatgaTGAAAACTCAAGACTTACTGGCAAGAAATAAACGGACTGAACATCGTGAGCAGTCCGAAATCGACTCATTGTTTGAAAATGACTCATTTTTCGCTTTCATTGTaaactactactaactactatgTGTCATGTGACAGTGAAAAAAGTGTGACAGGCATAGAAACTGTCCAAATATTGTATATGAAAAGACATTCTATACATACAAGTGTCTCCATAAAccatttgccaaaaaaaaaaggaacaaacaaatgagcATAAGAGCCACTGCATGCACAAAAAGCAGGAACCTCATGTTCAGCATTACACACTTGACTCAGCATCACTTCCTGCATTTCCTGTTTCCCCCTGCACGTATTTGTGCTTTAAACATGACGTCTTGTCTCAGTGTACAAACCTCTGTGGCTGTCATCTCTCCATCAAAGGCAAAGTCGGTTTGTTCGCTGTCGGTCTGTTTCCACGGAACAGACCCAAACCGTTCCGTGTGgcaagcaagaaaaaaaaaaaacaacaacaaaagaaacgaGAAGAACCCAACTTGTAAATGTTTGAAAACTGCACTTAATCGTCTACACAGCGTCTTCATAACCACAAATGGAAATAATGGAAATGCACTGGCTGTTGCTGGTTCGGAAAGCTACACATTGTAAGACAGCACTACGTACAAGAGAGAACAACGCAAGAGAACAAATGGAAAGgtaaaaaggcaaaagaaaaataagcaagCAAACAGACTCAGAGGAAGTTGAAACCTTTGGTCAGTCACTTTGACACGTTCGTGTAATATTCTTAAATTTGCGTAGGATCTGGCAACGTCCCACAACGTTTATTGAAAATCAATCCAGGTAGATGTGACATTTGTTACGTCACTGTACTGACATAAAACACTTGGTAACAGAAATTTGATCCGACGACTTTGCCGCTGGACAGTAACCTGACTTTCAggccctccccctcctctccatgCATGTTGACACTAGGGGTGATCTTTATGCCTTTAAGCTGCCGCAGTCTCTCTGCATCCCAACACACCACGCTGATAGTCTGCGATTCCGAATGCTGCTGCCCTAGAGTTAAATCTCCTGCCGTTCCGCACAGCAAGCCTCTCTCTTTCAGCAGGAGTTTcagtttaaatgatttatttaaatttgtgctgCGTTGCTCGAGTCAATGCAGAGAGACTGAGTGCGTAGATAAATATGGTTTCCATGCAACTGTAAAGCCCTGAATGTAGATGTTAACACCGAGATGGGTTAGGCACAAAGCTGTGTTTATAAATATGAGCCTTGGTGAAGGATTAGTAACTAAATGAAAACTGGCGACTCCTTCAAATCTTCAGAATCTGTAATTAAACagtcacatatttaaatgtttgcatgcAGAGACGCTTTACACTTCAGTGGGGTTTCTAAGGAATCAGGCTCCACGTTCTCGCATAAATAAGGATGCTCCAAGCGTTGCTCGCTATTTGTGTctaaccctctctttaataagGTAAATACAAGCCAATCGGATATGAAATGGTGAGACTTGCAGGTTCATCTCTGTGCAGCTGTGATGCTGATGAGGATGTAGTCTACAGGATGAGAGTGTGACCGGGCAGAGATGAGGTTCTGAAAGTAGGAGACTGACAGACACTGGGACACTCGGTCTCCAGGTCAGCTCTGAACTGGTGTGAGCAGCAGAGCGAGATACAGGACAGGATAAAGGGGTTAAAACCGATATAATGGACTGTCATCGTAAGACAGAGGCGGGTACTTGAACATACAGGCgtttgcacacaaacacacacacacctcctcttcctctgaactGTCATGGTCATGGTAGCCCTGGGCTATGGAGGCTGTCAGGGAGGCTGCCTTGGGCTCCAGGTAGCAGAGGCACAGCGCCAGTGGGAAGGAGAGGGTGAGGGCGTAGGGGACGGAAAAGGAGGTggagagcaggaagaagaagatgaacaggaAGCATGGGATGAGCGACGGTGACTTAATGGGGAGGAAGTTCTGAGCGCACTCGGGGAGGAAGCGCATCTCTGACAGGTCGGGGAAGGTGAGGTAACCGTCCTCATCCAGGATGGAGGACAGGTCGGGCAGGtgcagggagaaggagaagagcgTGCCGCCACGGCTCTTGCCCTGCTCCAGCCTCTGCTTGCGGGCTGAGAGCAGCAGCGCCTGCTCCTCCAGCAGGGCAGCCTTGCGGTCGGCGTGCGCTTGCCGGCGGCGGCACCCCGTGCTGCTCTTCGCCGGACTGACCGACGAGGCCCGCTTGCGAGCGTTCTCCCTGCGCCTCCGCCGCACTTTGGTCGATGTGACGGGAGATGAGGGGAGTGAGAGCTCGGAACGGAGAGGGTCGGCCGTGTAATCATGAGGGGAGCACTGATTCGGGGGAAATGTCAATGAAGAcacggcgtgtgtgtgtgtgtgtgtaaatggagAGAAGCGAAGGGGAGAGGTGGGCGAATACGCATGAGAGCACACACACGAGTGTAGTGTGGGGTCAAAGGaaggacaagaaaagaaaagctaatTAGTAAAGCGCACACAGGATGAGAAGCATTTACGCCTACGCTACTGCAGTGGGGTTAAGCTGAAAGCAACTGGGAAATTCTCATCAGCCATTAAGAAGTCtattaagaaagaaaacaaaattaaaatctcAAAAGGGGCTTATAAAGAAAGTCACAGCAGCTTCTAAGAAACATCCGATTATTTCAGGTGGCACTGATTAAAGAAACAATCAAAGCccttaaaggtttttttttttgcccccccaTCTAAATGCAGCTCTGGCTGCACTCAACCCGTCAGACTGCCGTTTACCTTTGTGTCATGTCTGAGTGGTGTCGTGGCAGCAGCCTCCGGTGACTCTGCAGCATCTTTCTGAGCGTCCTCCTGCTccgccttctcctcctctgccttctTCTCCGTTGTTACCGTGGTGATGATGTCTCCCTTGGCGATGACTCTGGCCGACCCGTCGGCGGCACTGTCCTTCATCAGAGTCTCGTGGTTTTCCATAATGGGAGCTGAAATGCCACAAGACAAAGATGAATGTTGAACACTACTCTGATATCCAGTGTGGTTCGGTCACAGCTAAAGGTTTGTCTTAACGTCCTCCAACAAACAGTTATTTACAAATAGAAATGTCAGATGAACAGTGTATGCAGGTTACACAAAGACGCTTAGAAAaatctgtgtatgtatgtatgtacagtgcATGTATAAAATTACATAGAGAAGACAGGAGGCTATTTATAACTATCattaatgaatgatttaagGAAATGGGTGGgatttaattccttttttttttccacccactcCTTTTTGGGTATGTAAATTAAATCACAAATTGtaagaacatttattttgcattttccttATTATATGCTACAACTGTGTATGCTTGTATAATAGTCttattaaaacttttattatttcttgatGAACATTTATTATCCTAACATACGTATTCAAAATAAACTTGGCTTAACAGTTTCAAAGTCTCTTTCCACATGGATGGTACTTCACTAACGCCTCAATCTGCTCCTCACCTCCATCTAAGCTGCGGGACATGTTGTAGCGTTTGCTGGAGGAGCGTTCGAAGAACGGAGCAGGCCTGATGATCTGAGAACTGGCCCTGCGGGTCTGAGCCTGCGTTCTGCCGCTGTAGCGAAACTTGGACCCGAGGCTCAGGAACTTCTTCGGCGGCGCCTCGGGGGACACGAGCCTGTCGCACGTTGCAAACACTCCCATTAATCACACCAGAATTAAAACACTGCTTTAAGCCAAGCActgcaaacacattaaaaactcCCACTCATTTGCACAGTCTCCAGAGAGCCTCCAGGCCAGGCTCGCTACTCGAAACAGCCCAGGAGACCGAGCTTTGCTTAAAAAAGCATTAACTAACTTTGCATGTTGTCCAAAAGGCATCCAACAGTCTCAACACTCCATCTGTTCCACTATGAGGAAATCGCGTACGGTGATTTTCACTCTGTGCTAAAGTGAGACTTTGCTGACATGTTGGATATACAATTAAAATAAGTGATAAGTGATAAGCTGCTTCATGTCAAAAGCTCTATCCATTCATTTCTCACCTGAAGAAAGTGTGGTGCTCCACGCAGACTTTCCAGAGCCTCTTGGCAGCACGGTGATTTGGGAGCTTGAAACCAATTGTGCTTTCAAACTGCTCAAACTGCAGGATGGACAAAATGCTGCAGTTAGACTCAGTGTAAACAACTTTGACCTGGAAACATCCCTTTAATATTAGTAGCTGACATTTTATTAGTCCTTCGCATCATTTTCAAAGGAATCCAGATTATTTAACATAGGTTTAACtgcaaactaaaactaaattataaaatattagtTATCCCTAATATAATATTAGTGGAGGAAACTTGTCATGTGACCAAAAACATTAGTTAATAGTCTCGAGAGGATaagaattatttttaatatgactAAATTGCTGAGAAAGCAGGAAGTCTTggcaaataaatctaaaaatgaaTTTCTGCATCCGCTTTAACCGTTGCATTTACCTCGCCAGGGCGGATTTTGATGTAAAAGTTGTTCCTCTTGTAGGAGATCTTGAGGATTTTGGGCCAGGCGAATCTGTTGATCCGCAACCTGTCTCTGTAGATGAGGAGGCCGCTCGCACAAACTCCCAGCATAATCTCCACACCTTCAGAGTCCTGGgaacaacacacatacaaaacaaaaaaaaaatggcagaacacaaaacaaaattaactcAAAGATATGAAGTTGCACATCTTTGGTAGAGACCACCTGATGATCTTAACAAAGAAGCAACTGACCACATCAGTGcgcttcttttctctgttttgagaAAGGTAAACTTCCTTAAGTTCTACAGGATGTAGCGCAGGTGTTTAGGAGTCAGTGCACAGCAGGACAAAGGAGAATTCAAGAAAAAACGTTTGATAATAACAGGGTAAAGCAGGCAGGTGGAGAGTGGAATCAGGCACATGGTACTATGATCTCCTCTATGCAGACTGTGGTGACGTTTGAATAAAAGACTGAGGAGGACGCTGACTGGCAGAAGCAACGGTGAAGTTTTGGGGAAATGGTGATGAAGCACAAAACGATGGTCTTCGCTGCACAAAGCATGAGATGGGCAGGTTAAACCAATGATGACGCTTGGAGAGGGAAGCGCTGATCCAAAGCGTGAACAGCCAGTCTGATTAgtgaaaaatgctgaaaatgacaactttttttttgtacgtaaCCATGCACAGGtagaaaaccacacacacactcactcaggTAACGCAACATGGGAAGCAGCCTCTTACCTCTCCCTCAGCTGGAGCCAGTAATTCATAGAGACTCCCTACCAACTTTGCGTTTaatgagagaggagaaaagagaaaagagggatgCTGGTCTGATATGTACATCTTTTTCTTGTGTAATAAAAACTATGACTCACAGACGCAACACTGAGCATTGATGCCGGCTCAGTTTTGATCAAGGCCGCTTCCTCATCTCTGTCATCTCCTCCGTTCTGATCTAAATCTGTGAAAGCAGCATCCTACCCGTTTGCTTGCACAAAGGCCCATTTTGACTTTCAAAGGACTTTTGATTATCAATTCGCATCCAGAGGACTGATGacagtaattttattttacaaagacAGCAGCCCTGCTGCCGTGCGCCAGTTCTTTATTCATCGCCCTGCGTTCTAATGACACGTTTGATCCCATCTGGACGGTGGAATCGAAAACAGCAAGAAATTCGTCCAAGTCAAGCTGGGCTCCAGACCGTTCGACCCACCCGAGCTCCAGCCCTCCCACCGAAACCCACAGAGGCACCAGTGATATCATGTCAATCAGCGGAGCAGCAGTGGCGTTAAATCGAGGCATTACTATGGCAGCCATGATGTTTCTGAAGCAGCGGTGTTGTGGTGGCAAGCGTTACTATTGACTGCATGAGTGAAATATGTTAGTTTTAAATCTCAGataagaacataaaaaaacagtaGGCGCACATTATAACGTGCACAGCTCTTGATGCAGCTTGCAGACTCCAGGCATTACAGAGACACGATTTAGTACATGGactgttcacaaaaaaaaatctacattttGGGAAGTATTTGTCTTCTTGCAGAGAGATAGAGTTCAACAGTAGCACTCTCATGTTACGGGTGGTCAGTAAGAAGCTGCAGCCAGTAGCCGGGTAGATTATCTACCATTAAGACTGGACAAAAGGTAGATTTTGTTACACCTAACAAATAATTATTACAAAAGAAATGCTCCTACCCGAAGTAGACATTTTAGTCCTTAAAGCAATTTAAAAGGCTCAGACAAGAAACAGTCTGGCAGCCTTTAGTAAAACCTCAACTTGTGAACTATGATTTTTGGACAAATTTGATTTGGCCAAATAAAAGAGACAGTCAGGTGATTGTTCGTCCCTCTGGACAGTACAGGGCAAACTGTTTttagtctttgtgctaagctgtGTTTGTAGATTACTGACAGAAGCCTCATATTTACATCGATTTTCTGcatatgcacatttatttttagctgtcTGCAAGAAGAGAATACAAATATAGTTGAACGATTTATTTGCATATTGATTGATGCACTGTTACTACAGACATGAGGACGTTCTCGTTCTATCTTTAGAAACTACTTAATACTCGACTGTGCTGCAAAGATAAAAAACCTAATCCCATGCCGTGCCACAACTTATTACCTTAGCGTGATGGAGATCTACACCGTACATGGACAGCTTCTTGGCATTTTCCAGGAAGTGCATCTCGGCTTCAGCTGGTGTCATACCCCTGAAGGAACAAGACACGACACGTAAACAAGTAAagcaaataaagttttctaaCTAACATCGACATGCAAACACGTGAGGAAGGTGAGAATGGCTTCCAGTATAAAACAGGGAGTTTTACTGCGTACAGATTTTGGAAAATGGTTGTTTTTATGGATGCTTTTAGCTGGAAGTCCACAGAGCACCATAAGTGCATCCATTTTTAGCATCGATGGTCTTTAGAGAGACCCTCATCCTAGCACTGTCACTGCCACTCACCAGCCTCTGAATAGGTGGAACTACATCACATTAACATTGAAACACAGGGAGAAGCGGGAGGATCAGACAAACGACAGCTGGATACATTTACAGGAAAAGAAACCCAATAGAAGCCCAGAGTCAGCAGACATACTTCATTGCAAAAGATGAAATATTATAGGTTGTAAACATTTATGCAGGTAGAAGGACTGAGGCAGTTTATTGGGGCTTAAGAAATGTTGTATATctgacacataaaaacaaactaaacagcTACAAACATATGATCACAAGAACAAATTCAACACCATATCATCCCTGAAAGCAGCAACAGCATGTTGTTAATGTAAACAAGAGTAACAAATGACCCTTCTGATATTTAAAGTGATCAAATTAGGCCCCATAAAGCTACTCCAGTAATGAAATCTTGCACAAATTCTGCCTGTAATCTAAAGTAAAAGAAAGTAAAGTCTGATGCCGTAACTAACTTGTAGGTCTTGTGGAGTTCCATGACCTTCTCCTCTAGCTCTTTGGTCTGGTTGGGTGCAAACCGCAGTTCGCTGATGTAGTCGCTGCCCAGTTCCTCAGGGTCATAGTCTCCAAGTTCAGACTGCACCGTGTACGAGCCCAGTACTGTGTGGGTGGCAAAGGAGCAAGGCAGGCGACCCGACACTACGTCATCTCTCAGCTGCAAGCACAGGTAGTACCTgtgggaagaggagggggaaaaacacaacctagagtcattttgtgtctggatttcattttttttaaataaagttgagcTACATTATCTTATTTTTCTGCATTAAGTTGCACTACAGTttatgcatcttaatttctttataaGACTAAGATCTGTaagtatttgggattagtacgaccgtataaaaaaaaatatataagcatcgtctttgaatagaaagaaaaaaaaatacatgcggACACAACTGTATATACAGTTACCGTAACATTTAAGTCCCCATTATGTGTACCATaatctaaaactgtttatttcaatgcaaaatcagaattggaaacaatgaaatcccaatgtcctcaaatgaggacttgtgaatttgttaaatttgtacgtcacatcaaactagataagttaataagcataaataaacacatgtattgaccctttgctaccagtacatggcagacaaaagtgtcttcatttagactttcaggtctaaatgaagctgaataagctgcaaccaaactaaaacctaatgtccccatatgaggacgccaggtctcaggaggttaatggcTCCAGCGACTACAAACCTGGGAGTCTACTTATAAGAGAAGAAAGTTGGTGAAATGCCAGCTCACCTTGTGATATCCTCAGTCAGCTGGGAGGGGTCTGGAGGGTAAAACTTCACGTTGAAAGCAAAGTTCCAGGGGCCAGCTGAGACgtagacacaaaacaaaacgattAAAATCAGCATTTCACAACTGTATACGCTTCATTTGGCTAATCGGATCATTTGACTTCATTTGATTACGGCACTTACTCCTGATctgcttcttcagctccttgGAAGGATCCAACCAATTCTGTAACGGACAAAGAGAGCGTGTTTATGAATCTCCTTATAAATAGCTTTAGGAGGCTGTACTggagatttttttctattagaTTACCTTCTGATTCTCTACATCTCTGTGTGTGATGCCAAAATAGTCCTTCTCCAGGAGGTTGAGGTGATCGCACACTTTATCAAAGAGCACTTGGCCCTTGGCTCGCTTCTGtggggagaagaaaaacaaaacgtgtATTTAATGTAGAGTTATTTGATGACTACAAGGTTTCCAATACAATGTTAAAACCATGACGGTCCACCAATTTACTCCACCATGGTCTAATCACGTACTGAATTTAATGTGACGGGAAAAGCAACACAGAAGAAGTGAAGCAATTTGTGTTGTTGGCTAATAAAAGTTTACCGTCACTTTTTAAAACTtgatgtttgtgctcttgatttttttttttttttagacaattatttaaagagagttgGTCAAAACCGAGGGGAAACAACTCCAGATGGAACTATTTGTTCACATTATTATGGTAATTTAAAGCctgactgataaaaaaaagattgggtatttattttattttttttttagacattgCATACATTGCATAAACAGTTGGGACAGCATTATAATTAGGTGCTTTTATTAAGATAGTAGCGTCCCCTCtcccccaaaacaaacaaacaaatgtcagGGTCTCACAAAAACTGGTGGGAAACACCGGACTATGGATAATCAAGAAGAAATATTGTATTTACTTAGGAAGGAGCGATATATTAAATGAGTCCCTGAGAGCTTGTTCGGATCAAGGAGTATTAAACCCTGACACCTATGACCTGAATTTCttgataaataaacaaaataaaagcaaaaaactaGCAAGCTTAACTTCTGTTTGCAGTGCCATGGGACTGCATTTCCTCTCTTCTCATAATTATCTTAATTATTAAAAGcaaatttatttctatttttgcaaAACAATGGTATGAACTTAAATTTCAAATTGCAAAACCTGCAGGATGATGCAGCACGTTACATTACTACATGACGGTGCCGTTTCGACCGGCAGAGCCACTGTGAATTGATTCCCTACTATAAAAAGCATTTCCTATAAATACGCTTTCAGTTTCATGAGCGCAAGGTGAACATCAGCCACGGTAAATGCTTTGCATTGATCGATTGTTCATCTCTGAGGGCCCCGGATG encodes:
- the LOC125011167 gene encoding band 4.1-like protein 3 isoform X5 — protein: MTTESGADSEAKQPQENKETEKGKAKATSHPGQAAAEPTSPQNQPEQLPAAAGHSTPARKEQEHQEEDQVSHRSSTSRLSRSPLRGVKKVKIMQCKVTLLDGSDYTLNVEKRAKGQVLFDKVCDHLNLLEKDYFGITHRDVENQKNWLDPSKELKKQIRTGPWNFAFNVKFYPPDPSQLTEDITRYYLCLQLRDDVVSGRLPCSFATHTVLGSYTVQSELGDYDPEELGSDYISELRFAPNQTKELEEKVMELHKTYKGMTPAEAEMHFLENAKKLSMYGVDLHHAKLVGSLYELLAPAEGEDSEGVEIMLGVCASGLLIYRDRLRINRFAWPKILKISYKRNNFYIKIRPGEFEQFESTIGFKLPNHRAAKRLWKVCVEHHTFFRLVSPEAPPKKFLSLGSKFRYSGRTQAQTRRASSQIIRPAPFFERSSSKRYNMSRSLDGAPIMENHETLMKDSAADGSARVIAKGDIITTVTTEKKAEEEKAEQEDAQKDAAESPEAAATTPLRHDTKCSPHDYTADPLRSELSLPSSPVTSTKVRRRRRENARKRASSVSPAKSSTGCRRRQAHADRKAALLEEQALLLSARKQRLEQGKSRGGTLFSFSLHLPDLSSILDEDGYLTFPDLSEMRFLPECAQNFLPIKSPSLIPCFLFIFFFLLSTSFSVPYALTLSFPLALCLCYLEPKAASLTASIAQGYHDHDSSEEEETDSEQTDFAFDGEMTATESDADEDSEMRTQYSFIRRVKGENVFIRHSNLMLEDTEPPEEIVKHQTNISELKRSFLETGSSTAGLTEWEKRLTSSPVRSPRADEAPMIEPLEPQDTDDERPAEDETKEEEEPKVTGAAGYLVKYVADSIVTDGVTSSGPHGISLSTTMDDDVFMDGTLREVEEKTPDSQEEVSEKSVVKISPGSVRQEVSQAISDKKGTLIILKEAEDKEDAEGKETLVEREEPVVPGEFEADANEMSEERETRKVDTSVVFEGQTTLVKMLSPKGEIKTDDVAQIKSIDSPKKAMASWISEEVKTDPSEAFSVSTKELKEMKTSDLLQLKEEFFTFEEVQPQRSTITLSESSTTSLAVSTLGWVSSSQKAPADQEEKEAVATTEAEPEPEKSTEPTVPENMEVTPKDVPVVHTETKTITYEAAEQVDTNGDADPGVLLSAQTITSETTSTTTTTHITKMVKGGISETRIEKRIVITGDADIDHDEE
- the LOC125011167 gene encoding band 4.1-like protein 3 isoform X2, encoding MTTESGADSEAKQPQENKETEKGKAKATSHPGQAAAEPTSPQNQPEQLPAAAGHSTPARKEQEHQEEDQVSHRSSTSRLSRSPLRGVKKVKIMQCKVTLLDGSDYTLNVEKRAKGQVLFDKVCDHLNLLEKDYFGITHRDVENQKNWLDPSKELKKQIRTGPWNFAFNVKFYPPDPSQLTEDITRYYLCLQLRDDVVSGRLPCSFATHTVLGSYTVQSELGDYDPEELGSDYISELRFAPNQTKELEEKVMELHKTYKGMTPAEAEMHFLENAKKLSMYGVDLHHAKLVGSLYELLAPAEGEDSEGVEIMLGVCASGLLIYRDRLRINRFAWPKILKISYKRNNFYIKIRPGEFEQFESTIGFKLPNHRAAKRLWKVCVEHHTFFRLVSPEAPPKKFLSLGSKFRYSGRTQAQTRRASSQIIRPAPFFERSSSKRYNMSRSLDGAPIMENHETLMKDSAADGSARVIAKGDIITTVTTEKKAEEEKAEQEDAQKDAAESPEAAATTPLRHDTKCSPHDYTADPLRSELSLPSSPVTSTKVRRRRRENARKRASSVSPAKSSTGCRRRQAHADRKAALLEEQALLLSARKQRLEQGKSRGGTLFSFSLHLPDLSSILDEDGYLTFPDLSEMRFLPECAQNFLPIKSPSLIPCFLFIFFFLLSTSFSVPYALTLSFPLALCLCYLEPKAASLTASIAQGYHDHDSSEEEETDSEQTDFAFDGEMTATESDADEDSEMRTQYSFIRRVKGENVFIRHSNLMLEDTEPPEEIVKHQTNISELKRSFLETGSSTAGLTEWEKRLTSSPVRSPRADEAPMIEPLEPQDTDDERPAEDETKEEEEPKVTGAAGYLVKYVADSIVTDGVTSSGPHGISLSTTMDDDVFMDGTLREVEEKTPDSQEEVSEKSVVKISPGSVRQEVSQAISDKKGTLIILKEAEDKEDAEGKETLVEREEPVVPGEFEADANEMSEERETRKVDTSVVFEGQTTLVKMLSPKGEIKTDDVAQIKSIDSPKKAMASWISEEVKTDPSEAFSVSTKELKEMKTSDLLQLKEEFFTFEEVQPQRSTITLSESSTTSLAVSTLGWVSSSQKAPADQEEKEAVATTEAEPEPEKSTEPTVPENMEVTPKDVPVVHTETKTITYEAAEVDTNGDADPGVLLSAQTITSETTSTTTTTHITKMVKGGISETRIEKRIVITGDADIDHDEALAQAIKEAKEQHPDMSVTKVVVHKETEITPEEGED
- the LOC125011167 gene encoding band 4.1-like protein 3 isoform X6, yielding MTTESGADSEAKQPQENKETEKGKAKATSHPGQAAAEPTSPQNQPEQLPAAAGHSTPARKEQEHQEEDQVSHRSSTSRLSRSPLRGVKKVKIMQCKVTLLDGSDYTLNVEKRAKGQVLFDKVCDHLNLLEKDYFGITHRDVENQKNWLDPSKELKKQIRTGPWNFAFNVKFYPPDPSQLTEDITRYYLCLQLRDDVVSGRLPCSFATHTVLGSYTVQSELGDYDPEELGSDYISELRFAPNQTKELEEKVMELHKTYKGMTPAEAEMHFLENAKKLSMYGVDLHHAKDSEGVEIMLGVCASGLLIYRDRLRINRFAWPKILKISYKRNNFYIKIRPGEFEQFESTIGFKLPNHRAAKRLWKVCVEHHTFFRLVSPEAPPKKFLSLGSKFRYSGRTQAQTRRASSQIIRPAPFFERSSSKRYNMSRSLDGAPIMENHETLMKDSAADGSARVIAKGDIITTVTTEKKAEEEKAEQEDAQKDAAESPEAAATTPLRHDTKCSPHDYTADPLRSELSLPSSPVTSTKVRRRRRENARKRASSVSPAKSSTGCRRRQAHADRKAALLEEQALLLSARKQRLEQGKSRGGTLFSFSLHLPDLSSILDEDGYLTFPDLSEMRFLPECAQNFLPIKSPSLIPCFLFIFFFLLSTSFSVPYALTLSFPLALCLCYLEPKAASLTASIAQGYHDHDSSEEEETDSEQTDFAFDGEMTATESDADEDSEMRTQDTEPPEEIVKHQTNISELKRSFLETGSSTAGLTEWEKRLTSSPVRSPRADEAPMIEPLEPQDTDDERPAEDETKEEEEPKVTGAAGYLVKYVADSIVTDGVTSSGPHGISLSTTMDDDVFMDGTLREVEEKTPDSQEEVSEKSVVKISPGSVRQEVSQAISDKKGTLIILKEAEDKEDAEGKETLVEREEPVVPGEFEADANEMSEERETRKVDTSVVFEGQTTLVKMLSPKGEIKTDDVAQIKSIDSPKKAMASWISEEVKTDPSEAFSVSTKELKEMKTSDLLQLKEEFFTFEEVQPQRSTITLSESSTTSLAVSTLGWVSSSQKAPADQEEKEAVATTEAEPEPEKSTEPTVPENMEVTPKDVPVVHTETKTITYEAAEQVDTNGDADPGVLLSAQTITSETTSTTTTTHITKMVKGGISETRIEKRIVITGDADIDHDEALAQAIKEAKEQHPDMSVTKVVVHKETEITPEEGED